A DNA window from Acetobacter aceti NBRC 14818 contains the following coding sequences:
- the acuI gene encoding acrylyl-CoA reductase (NADPH) — MCTFRAIVIEKNDTSQIVGLKDFSEADLMDGDVTFRVTHSTVNYKDGLALTGKAPVVRRFPMIPGIDGAGVVEASGHPDFRVGDQVILNGWGTGETHLGSYAEKSRVKGDWLVPLPAGLTPAEAMAIGTAGYTAMLSVLALEKHGLQPSDGPVIVTGAAGGVGSVAIALLAKAGWHVIASTGRAEEADYLRSLGAAEIIDRNELSGPMRPLGKERWIAGIDAVGSHTLANVLSMTRYGGAVTACGLAQGMDLPASVAPFILRGVSLLGIDSVMCPKPRRLEAWARLATDLDREKLGQITTTIHLENVITAGHDIIVGKVQGRLVVDIEQS; from the coding sequence ATGTGCACATTTCGGGCGATCGTGATCGAGAAGAACGACACGAGTCAGATCGTTGGACTGAAAGATTTCAGCGAGGCGGATTTGATGGACGGAGACGTCACGTTTCGAGTGACGCATTCCACGGTCAACTATAAGGATGGCCTGGCTCTGACAGGTAAGGCTCCGGTCGTCCGGCGCTTTCCCATGATCCCGGGCATTGATGGTGCTGGCGTAGTTGAAGCATCAGGTCATCCAGATTTCCGCGTCGGCGACCAAGTCATCCTGAACGGCTGGGGAACGGGTGAAACACACCTCGGTTCTTATGCCGAGAAAAGCCGTGTCAAAGGGGATTGGCTCGTACCCTTGCCTGCCGGGCTGACGCCAGCCGAGGCTATGGCGATTGGCACTGCGGGCTACACTGCAATGCTCAGCGTTCTGGCGCTGGAAAAGCATGGATTGCAGCCATCTGATGGGCCGGTAATCGTCACAGGTGCTGCCGGCGGCGTGGGTTCAGTCGCGATTGCCCTATTGGCGAAGGCTGGCTGGCACGTCATCGCTTCGACCGGGCGGGCAGAGGAAGCAGATTATCTCAGGAGCCTCGGAGCGGCCGAAATCATTGATCGTAACGAACTTTCCGGCCCCATGCGTCCGCTCGGCAAGGAACGGTGGATCGCGGGCATCGATGCTGTGGGCTCACATACGCTCGCTAATGTGCTGTCGATGACCCGATACGGCGGTGCAGTTACGGCTTGTGGCTTGGCGCAGGGAATGGACCTGCCTGCATCGGTAGCACCGTTCATCCTGCGCGGCGTCTCGCTGCTTGGTATTGATTCGGTAATGTGTCCGAAGCCGCGTCGCCTTGAAGCCTGGGCGCGTCTTGCAACGGATCTCGATCGCGAGAAATTAGGTCAGATTACCACGACAATCCATCTTGAGAATGTCATTACGGCCGGTCATGATATTATTGTGGGGAAAGTGCAAGGTCGTCTTGTCGTTGACATTGAGCAAAGTTGA
- a CDS encoding DUF485 domain-containing protein, producing the protein MKETINRLDTTGMVERMRIVDALFTVTFLALYSFYVGAYSFFPRVLATSFAEGSVFNGALLMAAIIPVTGIILTGIYVFLADRIDRE; encoded by the coding sequence ATGAAGGAAACGATTAACCGGCTTGATACTACGGGAATGGTCGAGAGAATGCGCATTGTTGATGCGTTGTTCACGGTTACGTTTTTAGCTCTCTATTCATTTTATGTCGGAGCTTACTCGTTTTTTCCGAGAGTCCTCGCCACCAGTTTTGCTGAAGGATCCGTTTTCAACGGAGCCCTCCTAATGGCGGCAATTATTCCTGTTACCGGGATAATCCTGACGGGAATTTACGTCTTTCTGGCTGATCGCATTGACCGCGAGTGA
- a CDS encoding LysR substrate-binding domain-containing protein, giving the protein MAVFEAGGIGKGAERLNTVQSNVTSRIQRLEANLGVQLFKRHTRGVELTPAGKRLLPVAEQISSLLGSVRAIARDDSTPQGQLTIGALETTSAIHLPKLLSGYAKTFPQVDLTLRTGTTMELTQQVLNQTLDGAFVCGPVVHPRLRVERVYEEELVLLAEQRFSDLSQIVALGEVSVLVLRIGCSYRRKLEEILANKGVSVSKTCEFGTFDAIFGCVSAGLGITVVPRSMLPAVAARWTVSTHDLPLSTAVVETLFIRRASAHVQTALSKFVDHVREASNLQSGDRECDQVA; this is encoded by the coding sequence TTGGCTGTTTTTGAGGCGGGAGGAATCGGAAAAGGTGCGGAACGCCTCAATACTGTGCAGTCGAACGTAACATCACGCATTCAACGCCTAGAAGCCAATTTAGGCGTTCAACTATTCAAACGACACACGCGCGGCGTCGAACTGACGCCTGCCGGGAAAAGACTTCTTCCCGTAGCCGAGCAGATCAGCAGTCTGCTTGGGAGCGTTCGTGCAATCGCACGCGACGACAGCACACCGCAGGGTCAGCTGACCATCGGAGCTCTAGAGACTACCAGCGCAATTCATCTCCCCAAGCTACTCAGTGGTTATGCAAAGACTTTTCCGCAGGTGGATCTGACACTGCGCACCGGCACTACAATGGAATTGACGCAGCAGGTTCTTAATCAGACATTGGATGGTGCGTTCGTCTGTGGTCCTGTGGTCCATCCCCGCTTGCGCGTCGAACGGGTTTATGAAGAAGAACTGGTTCTTCTTGCAGAACAGCGTTTCAGCGACTTGTCCCAAATTGTCGCCTTGGGAGAGGTGTCTGTTCTGGTGTTGCGTATAGGATGTTCCTATCGACGAAAGCTCGAAGAGATCCTGGCAAATAAAGGGGTTTCCGTGTCAAAGACATGCGAATTCGGCACTTTCGATGCAATTTTTGGTTGTGTATCCGCCGGGTTGGGCATCACCGTCGTCCCCCGGTCAATGCTGCCCGCGGTTGCCGCACGATGGACAGTCTCCACACACGATCTTCCGCTAAGCACAGCGGTCGTGGAGACCCTTTTTATTCGGCGTGCCAGCGCTCACGTTCAAACCGCTCTCTCCAAGTTCGTCGATCATGTCCGGGAAGCAAGCAATCTGCAATCAGGTGATCGAGAATGCGACCAAGTCGCCTGA
- a CDS encoding carbohydrate porin, producing the protein MRTYLRKRLHATRKGAALTCLLLGTIQHSWATDSIAKRVDDMRRRDNIDIVVHGKLKDRQGALLDVKHAPTEPSVPAFVPSINGVGGIPSTPSSSQSLGTQPYLFSLHNQAMTAAGKWMERQGIYFTGWNVSQVGVVPSGGTNAGSFFNNNVGIGADFDLKKIIGIPGAQIHFFALDTSGEAHAGEFTGSTWGYLSWLGAHDGFQVREFSWDQALFRDRLYILAGRGNPKGGEFEGSELYCMFSAILCSAPAAMSANSAVPSTTISTWEFRILVKPTAHSYLKGGIWEVEPSLKASNHNSWPGPDWGFDRAQGEYFPVEGGYRTNFSNDLYPRAYDLGFTYDTSVYSDPLYNTKGLARATYGGTAQPRRGRTQLYVQAQQMVWKPQEKGTRGLILFGAANFQLSGNPPVKRGFVGGLVDWGPFASRPRDYLGIAVQAFQWDDRLIRAMNDTYRKQHSRQKWAHFETMLEVNYGFNIAPGFVVAPYFEYIWHPDLLSYSTLPSHTEFALQTGVSLLMQFAPAFDLPALHRVRN; encoded by the coding sequence ATGCGAACTTATCTCCGGAAGCGCCTGCATGCCACGCGTAAGGGAGCTGCTTTGACGTGTCTTTTGTTGGGCACGATTCAGCATAGCTGGGCAACTGACAGTATTGCAAAACGAGTTGATGATATGCGTAGACGAGATAATATCGATATCGTCGTCCACGGGAAACTCAAGGATCGTCAGGGTGCATTGCTGGATGTGAAACATGCGCCGACTGAACCATCGGTTCCAGCGTTCGTGCCCTCGATCAATGGTGTAGGCGGTATTCCATCAACACCTTCGTCGTCTCAGTCGTTGGGCACCCAGCCATATTTGTTTTCACTCCACAACCAAGCCATGACCGCCGCAGGTAAATGGATGGAGCGGCAGGGGATTTATTTCACAGGCTGGAATGTTTCACAGGTCGGCGTGGTTCCTTCGGGGGGAACTAATGCCGGTTCTTTTTTCAACAATAACGTGGGGATCGGAGCTGACTTTGACCTAAAGAAAATTATCGGAATTCCGGGAGCGCAGATTCATTTTTTTGCTCTCGATACATCGGGAGAAGCTCACGCCGGAGAATTTACCGGTTCGACATGGGGCTATCTGTCGTGGCTGGGTGCTCACGACGGATTTCAGGTCAGGGAATTCTCATGGGACCAGGCGCTCTTCCGTGACAGACTTTATATTCTGGCGGGGCGAGGAAATCCAAAGGGCGGGGAATTCGAAGGATCCGAACTCTATTGTATGTTTTCTGCAATCCTTTGTTCTGCACCTGCAGCTATGTCCGCAAATAGCGCTGTGCCGAGCACCACAATTTCAACGTGGGAATTTCGGATTTTAGTGAAACCTACAGCCCATTCTTATTTAAAAGGGGGAATATGGGAGGTTGAGCCGTCACTTAAAGCGTCGAATCATAATTCCTGGCCTGGTCCGGATTGGGGATTCGACAGGGCTCAGGGTGAATATTTTCCAGTCGAGGGTGGTTACAGAACAAATTTTTCAAATGATCTATATCCAAGGGCTTATGACCTCGGTTTTACCTACGATACGTCTGTATATAGCGATCCACTTTACAATACGAAGGGGCTGGCCCGTGCCACATATGGGGGAACTGCCCAACCCAGGCGTGGCCGGACGCAACTGTATGTTCAAGCCCAGCAAATGGTATGGAAACCTCAGGAAAAGGGCACACGTGGTCTGATTCTTTTTGGTGCAGCTAATTTTCAGTTATCGGGGAATCCTCCCGTAAAGCGGGGATTTGTTGGCGGCTTGGTTGATTGGGGGCCTTTTGCCTCCCGACCGCGAGATTATCTGGGAATCGCCGTTCAGGCATTCCAGTGGGATGATCGGCTGATCCGAGCCATGAATGACACGTACCGTAAGCAACATAGTAGACAGAAATGGGCTCACTTCGAAACAATGCTCGAGGTAAACTATGGTTTTAACATCGCACCGGGCTTCGTTGTCGCGCCGTATTTCGAATATATCTGGCACCCGGATCTCCTCAGTTACTCGACCCTCCCGTCCCATACAGAGTTTGCGTTACAGACCGGGGTATCGCTGCTGATGCAATTCGCGCCAGCTTTCGATCTTCCCGCTCTGCACCGGGTACGAAACTGA
- a CDS encoding CoA transferase: MMQKKAYRAFSELMAIRDGSTLSPEEVTIKGQDPLFETPYRVGETMAQIFAACGVAANDLWELKTGRRQSVGISVSAAASTVKSSGCTFRREESGVYNVLPGSDSMKHMVSLTQPWPTTDRKWFLPHTNLPHLERRVLDLLKCESTPESISAAIRNWNAQDLEDAIAAAGACGGMVRTAEEWLAHPQGAYLADRPVVEITKAGESVKEKLRPGDMPLSGVRVLDLTRILAGPTCGLSLTEFGADDLMVTAAQLPQVPEFVRDTSHGKRSCFLDFTKHNDAARLRDLVSEADIVIDGYRPGRLSAHGFGWQDLIGIRPGLIHVSVNCFGSGGPFGNRAGWDQVAQAVTGMCHTQGLGTNCGQPQLTPVYMCDYAAGRLGSFGAMLALARRAREGGSYRVQVSLCQSAMLFQREGFVTAYDNAPGGMPVSEFREYEVDEAGTCYGDLRCLGPVLKMSETPCRWSRVTPRLGEDSPVWLPRS; encoded by the coding sequence ATGATGCAGAAAAAAGCATACAGAGCGTTTTCCGAGTTGATGGCAATTCGCGACGGCTCCACTTTGAGTCCGGAAGAGGTGACGATTAAAGGGCAGGACCCACTGTTCGAGACTCCTTACCGAGTTGGGGAGACCATGGCGCAGATTTTCGCAGCCTGTGGTGTTGCTGCTAATGATCTATGGGAGTTGAAGACGGGTCGTCGTCAATCGGTCGGCATATCTGTGAGCGCCGCTGCCTCGACCGTGAAGAGCAGTGGATGTACTTTCCGGCGTGAAGAAAGCGGCGTTTACAACGTTCTCCCCGGCTCCGACTCCATGAAGCATATGGTATCGCTGACGCAACCGTGGCCGACGACGGATAGGAAGTGGTTTCTGCCACATACAAACTTGCCACACCTTGAACGCCGCGTTCTCGATCTGCTGAAGTGTGAAAGCACGCCAGAATCAATCAGTGCGGCGATCAGGAACTGGAACGCACAGGATTTGGAGGACGCTATCGCGGCGGCAGGGGCTTGCGGAGGTATGGTTCGGACAGCCGAAGAGTGGCTTGCCCACCCTCAGGGAGCTTACTTGGCGGACAGACCCGTGGTCGAGATCACGAAAGCAGGGGAGAGCGTAAAGGAAAAGTTGAGGCCGGGCGATATGCCTTTATCCGGTGTCCGCGTCCTTGATCTCACACGCATTCTGGCTGGACCGACATGTGGTCTGAGCCTGACCGAGTTCGGTGCTGACGATCTTATGGTGACGGCTGCACAGCTTCCGCAGGTTCCAGAATTCGTCAGAGATACAAGTCACGGTAAGCGCAGTTGCTTCCTGGACTTTACCAAGCATAATGACGCTGCTCGTCTTCGCGATCTAGTCAGTGAAGCCGATATTGTTATCGATGGTTACAGACCCGGACGACTTTCGGCTCATGGTTTTGGCTGGCAAGATCTTATTGGGATAAGGCCGGGACTTATTCACGTTTCGGTCAATTGTTTTGGATCTGGTGGTCCGTTCGGCAACCGCGCGGGGTGGGATCAGGTTGCACAGGCGGTTACAGGAATGTGCCACACACAGGGGCTTGGAACCAATTGCGGTCAACCGCAACTGACGCCGGTCTATATGTGCGATTACGCGGCCGGTCGACTAGGCAGTTTTGGTGCGATGCTGGCGTTGGCTCGAAGGGCTCGTGAGGGAGGAAGCTATCGCGTTCAAGTTTCGCTGTGCCAGTCCGCCATGCTCTTTCAGCGAGAGGGTTTTGTGACTGCGTACGATAATGCACCAGGCGGGATGCCGGTGTCGGAATTCCGTGAATACGAAGTTGACGAGGCCGGCACGTGTTATGGCGACTTGCGTTGTCTCGGCCCCGTTTTGAAAATGTCCGAAACACCTTGTCGCTGGTCCCGTGTAACCCCTCGGTTGGGTGAGGATTCTCCAGTGTGGCTCCCGAGAAGCTAG
- a CDS encoding sodium:solute symporter family transporter: MNIESLCFCILFVLITGIITYVSARQTKDTQSFYTGGKRITSFQNGMAIAGDAMSAGAFLGLTGLVYNKGYDGVVYAIGYATGMPLVLFLFAEKIRRLGKYTFSDVVHAKLGGSAVRIFGGLATLVIVLFYLTAQLAGAGQLVGLFFGLNYYDSVIIMTILMVVYVNFGGMQATTWVQIIKAGTMLFAGSLMTFLVFHIFDFKISSLLHAAVAQREAGTALLAPLTLPNSPASSISLGITLMAGTAGLPHVLMKFFTVSDVRKARWSVFWATGLMSYFYVITGILGFGAMAILSHNPRYLDAHGTIMGGGNMVALHLAHAVGGDILLGFVSAVAFATVLAVVSGLTLSGAAAVSHDLYGAVRAGTGNGRSEFLLSRIATIVIGVVAMCLAFMFRNQNVAYMISLAFSIACSSTFPVLFLSIYWKKLTVAGAVWGGSSGLMTAVAMTIMGPSVWVSVFGYKEPLITLDPPTLVSMTVAFVVSTLVSLAFKPRIVEATSENAVLQVM; this comes from the coding sequence ATGAACATTGAAAGCTTATGTTTTTGTATCCTGTTTGTGCTTATCACAGGTATCATCACATATGTATCTGCTCGTCAGACAAAAGATACTCAATCCTTCTACACGGGCGGGAAGCGCATTACATCCTTCCAAAATGGAATGGCTATAGCCGGGGATGCGATGTCTGCCGGGGCATTTTTGGGATTGACGGGTCTTGTCTATAACAAAGGGTATGACGGTGTTGTATACGCTATCGGTTATGCGACCGGGATGCCCTTGGTTCTTTTTCTCTTTGCCGAGAAAATAAGACGACTTGGTAAATATACATTTTCTGATGTTGTTCACGCCAAGCTCGGTGGGTCAGCAGTACGAATATTTGGTGGCCTCGCCACGCTAGTGATCGTTCTGTTTTACTTGACTGCGCAACTGGCGGGAGCTGGACAATTGGTAGGCTTGTTCTTTGGTTTAAATTATTACGATAGCGTAATTATAATGACTATTTTGATGGTAGTGTATGTGAATTTTGGAGGCATGCAAGCCACAACATGGGTGCAGATCATTAAGGCTGGCACTATGCTATTTGCTGGTTCACTCATGACATTTCTTGTTTTCCATATCTTTGACTTTAAAATATCGTCGCTTCTACATGCCGCCGTGGCGCAAAGAGAGGCGGGAACGGCTCTTTTGGCTCCGCTGACGTTGCCAAATAGTCCCGCCTCCTCGATTTCACTTGGCATCACCTTGATGGCGGGGACAGCGGGATTACCACATGTTCTTATGAAGTTCTTCACGGTTTCAGATGTCAGAAAAGCAAGATGGTCGGTCTTCTGGGCTACAGGTTTGATGAGCTACTTCTATGTCATCACTGGTATCCTTGGTTTTGGAGCGATGGCAATCCTGTCACACAATCCCCGATATCTCGATGCTCATGGCACAATAATGGGAGGCGGAAATATGGTTGCTCTCCACTTGGCTCACGCCGTGGGTGGAGATATTTTACTAGGGTTCGTGTCGGCCGTAGCCTTTGCAACTGTTCTCGCCGTTGTCTCAGGTCTGACACTGTCCGGCGCAGCCGCCGTCAGCCATGATTTATATGGTGCAGTTCGTGCTGGAACCGGTAACGGTCGTTCTGAATTTCTTCTTTCTCGAATTGCGACTATCGTGATTGGCGTGGTCGCGATGTGTTTAGCTTTTATGTTCAGGAATCAGAACGTTGCTTACATGATTAGCCTCGCATTTTCGATTGCGTGTTCTTCCACGTTTCCAGTTCTTTTTCTCTCTATCTACTGGAAGAAATTGACCGTCGCAGGTGCAGTGTGGGGCGGTTCGAGTGGACTTATGACTGCCGTGGCGATGACCATCATGGGTCCTTCAGTCTGGGTCTCAGTTTTTGGATATAAAGAGCCTCTCATCACACTGGATCCTCCAACGCTGGTCTCGATGACAGTGGCCTTCGTTGTTTCCACTCTCGTTTCCCTGGCCTTCAAACCGAGGATAGTAGAGGCAACGAGCGAGAACGCAGTTCTACAGGTCATGTGA
- the nirB gene encoding nitrite reductase large subunit NirB — MSVMNNKSSIIIIGNGMVGHYCAEQLVMHGLHETHAIHIFGDELHDAYDRVHLTEYMSGRDALALRLHVEDFHAAHELTLHRGVRITGIDRAAQTVESAEGSLPYDTLILATGSTPFVPPVPGNTGTAGLVYRTLDDLDMIRAAAEGATHGVVIGGGLLGLEAANALAGLGLSTAVVEFAPRLMPVQLDDEGGAALKQRIEALGIQVLTAHATQEIVAGETHRHRLIFADGTSLETDLVVFSAGIRPQDRLARDCGLAIGARGGVVIDDTCRTSDPAIFAIGECACWNGQVFGLVAPGYTMARTVASSLAGEEAAFSGADMSTKLKLLGVDVGSIGDAHGATPGSRSYRFIGEVDGSYRRLVLSEDGSQVLGAVLVGDNAYYDTILQYVQNSIKPPADPAALILPRGEGAELLGADALPDTAMICSCHNVTKGAICTAIDDGCADFSSLKQCTKASTGCGGCAGLLKSVFETELEARGITVDRSLCEHFSYTRQELYSLVRVHGIQTFEDLMAQYGNGGIGCDICKPAVGSILASAWNKPITDPLYIPLQDTNDTFMANMQKNGTYSIVPRIAGGEITPEKLIVLGQVAKKYDLYTKITGGQRIDLFGARLEQLPDIWLELLDAGFETGHAYGKSTRTVKSCVGSTWCRYGVQDSVSKALDLENRYKGLRSPHKLKFAVSGCTRECAEAQSKDVGVIATENGWNLYVCGNGGMRPRHAELFATDLDADTLVKYIDRFLMFYIRTADKLQRTSVWRENLEGGLDYLKDVIINDSLGICEELERQMQLVVDRYHCEWRDALTDREKLKRFRTFVNDSRPDPNIRTVPERDQIRPADNLPETVASAGPSHWTALCGQDDLVENSGVVAWHDGSQIALFYLPATENTSARVYAIDNHDPFSNANVIGRGIMGDLKGQLVVASPLYKQHFRLEDGQCLEDPAVQLRTWDARLENGKVEIKAKVETNALDLVTA; from the coding sequence ATGTCGGTTATGAACAATAAGAGTTCAATCATCATCATCGGCAACGGCATGGTTGGTCATTACTGTGCCGAGCAGCTTGTGATGCACGGACTGCACGAAACCCATGCGATCCACATCTTCGGCGACGAACTGCATGACGCCTATGACCGCGTGCATCTCACCGAATATATGAGCGGCAGGGACGCTCTGGCGCTGCGGCTTCACGTCGAGGATTTTCATGCCGCGCATGAACTTACCCTGCATCGTGGCGTGCGGATCACAGGCATCGACCGTGCGGCGCAGACCGTGGAAAGCGCTGAAGGATCCCTGCCCTACGACACCCTGATTCTCGCCACCGGCTCCACGCCTTTCGTGCCACCGGTTCCCGGCAATACCGGCACGGCAGGACTGGTCTATCGCACACTGGATGACCTCGACATGATCCGCGCTGCCGCTGAAGGCGCCACACATGGCGTGGTTATCGGCGGAGGCCTTCTGGGGCTGGAAGCGGCAAATGCCCTTGCTGGCCTTGGCCTTTCAACAGCCGTGGTCGAATTCGCGCCCCGTCTCATGCCGGTGCAGCTTGATGATGAGGGTGGAGCGGCCCTCAAACAGCGGATCGAGGCGCTCGGCATTCAGGTTCTGACTGCGCACGCCACGCAGGAAATTGTGGCTGGTGAAACCCATAGGCACCGTCTCATCTTTGCAGACGGCACTTCGCTGGAAACCGATCTGGTGGTGTTTTCAGCCGGTATCCGCCCACAGGACCGGTTGGCCCGTGACTGCGGTCTGGCCATTGGCGCTCGTGGGGGCGTTGTCATTGATGACACATGCCGCACTTCCGATCCGGCCATTTTCGCCATTGGAGAATGTGCCTGCTGGAATGGACAGGTATTCGGCCTTGTTGCGCCGGGCTACACCATGGCGCGCACCGTCGCCTCCTCGCTGGCGGGTGAAGAAGCAGCCTTCTCCGGCGCAGACATGTCCACCAAGCTCAAGCTGCTTGGCGTCGATGTCGGCTCCATTGGCGATGCACATGGCGCGACACCGGGCAGTCGCAGCTATCGCTTCATCGGGGAAGTGGACGGCTCCTATCGTCGTCTTGTTCTTTCGGAAGATGGCAGTCAGGTGCTCGGAGCCGTTCTGGTGGGCGACAATGCCTATTATGACACGATCCTTCAGTATGTGCAGAACAGCATCAAGCCGCCCGCAGACCCTGCGGCGCTGATCCTGCCGCGTGGTGAAGGCGCGGAACTGCTGGGGGCCGATGCCCTGCCGGATACGGCCATGATCTGCTCATGCCACAACGTCACCAAGGGCGCGATCTGTACCGCCATTGATGACGGCTGCGCAGACTTTTCCTCCCTGAAACAGTGCACCAAAGCCAGCACGGGCTGCGGCGGTTGCGCGGGCCTTCTCAAAAGCGTGTTCGAGACCGAACTGGAAGCTCGCGGCATTACCGTAGACCGCAGCCTGTGTGAGCATTTCTCCTACACACGACAGGAACTTTACTCTCTGGTCCGCGTGCACGGCATCCAGACATTTGAAGACCTCATGGCGCAGTACGGTAATGGTGGAATCGGCTGCGATATCTGCAAGCCTGCCGTCGGCTCCATTCTGGCTTCCGCATGGAACAAGCCCATTACGGACCCGCTCTACATTCCGCTTCAGGACACGAACGACACGTTCATGGCCAACATGCAGAAGAACGGCACCTACTCCATCGTTCCCCGCATCGCGGGTGGCGAGATCACGCCTGAAAAGCTGATCGTTCTTGGTCAAGTCGCAAAGAAATATGACCTCTACACCAAGATCACCGGCGGACAGCGTATCGACCTTTTCGGCGCGCGGCTTGAGCAGTTGCCCGATATCTGGCTCGAACTGCTCGACGCCGGTTTCGAGACCGGACACGCTTACGGAAAATCCACCCGGACAGTGAAATCCTGTGTCGGCAGCACATGGTGTCGCTACGGTGTGCAGGACAGCGTGAGCAAGGCGCTGGATCTGGAAAACCGCTACAAGGGCCTGCGTTCTCCTCACAAGCTCAAATTCGCCGTGTCCGGCTGTACCCGCGAATGTGCGGAAGCGCAGAGCAAGGATGTGGGTGTGATCGCCACGGAAAACGGCTGGAACCTGTATGTCTGCGGCAATGGTGGCATGCGGCCCCGCCACGCGGAGCTGTTCGCAACGGACCTGGATGCGGACACTCTGGTAAAATATATAGACCGTTTCCTGATGTTCTATATCCGCACAGCCGACAAGCTTCAGCGCACCTCCGTCTGGAGGGAGAACCTCGAAGGTGGACTGGATTACCTCAAGGACGTCATCATCAACGACAGTCTCGGCATCTGCGAGGAACTGGAACGCCAGATGCAACTGGTCGTTGACCGATATCATTGCGAATGGCGGGATGCCCTGACGGATCGTGAAAAGCTCAAGAGATTCCGCACATTCGTCAATGACAGCCGTCCCGACCCGAATATTCGCACAGTGCCGGAGCGTGACCAGATCCGCCCGGCTGACAATCTGCCGGAAACCGTTGCCTCGGCAGGTCCGTCGCATTGGACGGCGCTGTGCGGACAGGATGATCTCGTGGAAAACTCGGGTGTCGTCGCCTGGCATGATGGCAGCCAGATTGCACTGTTCTACCTACCCGCTACGGAAAACACTTCCGCCCGCGTTTATGCCATCGACAATCATGATCCATTTTCCAACGCCAATGTGATCGGTCGCGGCATCATGGGGGATCTGAAAGGGCAGCTTGTGGTGGCCTCGCCTCTCTACAAACAGCATTTCCGCCTGGAAGATGGGCAATGTCTGGAAGACCCTGCTGTCCAGCTGCGGACATGGGATGCCCGACTGGAGAACGGAAAGGTCGAGATCAAGGCAAAAGTCGAGACGAACGCGCTGGATCTCGTAACGGCCTGA
- a CDS encoding alpha/beta hydrolase, whose protein sequence is MPKNVVNPEFLPVLAKMPSFDGLSDRSLPEVREIFLTSVRLMEGRPSPDVDTREEYVPGLNKAPDVRVLVYSPRKAAPNAPAMVYIHGGGLISGHPEVDDPKCQILANRLGMHIFSVDYRLAPEVKYPGAIEDCYAVLKWVNENAARLGINRDKVVVAGESAGGGLSAALALMARDRGEYKLACQILIYPMLDDRTAIKRDPAPAFGEYVWTRSANKYAWQCYLGDAVGDDKTPDYAAAGRATNLAGLPPTFIGVGSMDLFLCEDLDYATRLMAAGVPVEVFVVPGAYHVFDMFVPDAALSKRFMDAYCDVIKRTLAI, encoded by the coding sequence ATGCCAAAGAATGTCGTAAATCCGGAATTTCTGCCCGTTCTGGCGAAAATGCCGTCTTTCGACGGTCTTTCGGATCGTTCACTGCCGGAAGTGCGCGAAATCTTCCTTACCTCTGTCCGGCTCATGGAAGGCAGACCTTCGCCGGATGTCGATACACGGGAAGAATACGTCCCCGGCCTCAACAAGGCGCCCGACGTGCGCGTCCTCGTCTACAGCCCCCGCAAAGCTGCCCCCAATGCTCCCGCCATGGTCTATATTCACGGCGGCGGCCTTATCTCGGGCCACCCGGAAGTGGACGATCCGAAATGCCAGATCCTAGCCAACCGTCTCGGTATGCACATCTTCTCGGTCGATTATCGTCTTGCCCCGGAAGTGAAGTATCCCGGCGCCATCGAGGACTGTTACGCCGTCCTCAAATGGGTGAACGAAAACGCAGCCCGCTTAGGTATCAACCGAGATAAAGTCGTTGTTGCCGGAGAAAGCGCGGGCGGCGGCCTCAGCGCGGCTCTCGCCCTCATGGCCCGTGATCGCGGCGAATACAAACTCGCCTGCCAGATCCTTATTTACCCGATGCTCGATGATCGCACGGCAATAAAACGCGATCCTGCCCCGGCATTCGGTGAATATGTCTGGACCCGTTCAGCCAACAAATACGCCTGGCAGTGCTACCTTGGAGACGCGGTCGGCGACGACAAAACCCCGGACTACGCAGCTGCCGGACGCGCAACGAACCTCGCCGGACTGCCGCCCACCTTCATCGGGGTCGGTTCCATGGACCTGTTTCTCTGCGAAGACCTCGATTACGCCACCCGCCTGATGGCCGCCGGCGTTCCTGTCGAAGTCTTCGTTGTGCCCGGCGCCTACCACGTCTTCGATATGTTCGTCCCCGACGCCGCCCTCTCAAAACGCTTCATGGACGCCTATTGCGACGTCATCAAACGTACGCTCGCAATCTGA